The proteins below are encoded in one region of Hordeum vulgare subsp. vulgare chromosome 3H, MorexV3_pseudomolecules_assembly, whole genome shotgun sequence:
- the LOC123439635 gene encoding putative cyclin-dependent kinase F-2 yields MGIRVWIQSASPFPCPPELEALFSLQIDPMATTKRSAAAVDGHADRPGAACVKKRRVSTTGDYDHESCLGEGMYGVVDKRRHRATGEAVAIKSFRNPYNKDEPVDAEEVLREARFLEACGGHPHIVGFRGVVQDYVTNELCLVMEYVQGKSLYCHLRERRGGLPEATVRDFMWQLLTAATKMHRCQVVHRDIKPANIIVGEGGVLKLCDFGVALSMSEAPPYRQAGTGMYRAPEMLLGKRDYDALVDMWSLGCVMAETITGQGLFDEDNSICLIRRIFEVVGMQDDTTWPWFMSLPLAEEVPQVQTNTLRELFPEETLSKDGFEVLSGLLACNPDKRLTAAAALKLPWFTTIAANARPLASRPAAATATVSVKVEEVEIVPSTLPRKKVTAKKYVSLFVKR; encoded by the exons ATGGGAATCCGAGTCTGG ATCCAAAGCGCTTCGCCGTTCCCCTGCCCCCCAGAACTAGAAGCTCTGTTCAGCCTGCAGATCGACCCGATGGCCACGACGAAGCgatctgctgccgccgtcgacggcCACGCCGACCGGCCGGGAGCAGCCTGCGTCAAGAAGAGGCGCGTCAGCACCACCGGGGACTACGATCACGAGTCCTGCCTGGGCGAGGGCATGTACGGCGTCGTCGACAAAAGGCGGCACCGTGCCACCGGCGAAGCCGTCGCCATCAAGTCCTTCCGCAACCCCTACAACAAGGACGAGCCCGTCGACGCCGAGGAGGTGCTGCGGGAGGCCCGGTTCCTCGAGGCGTGCGGCGGCCACCCTCACATCGTCGGCTTCCGTGGCGTCGTTCAGGACTACGTCACAAACGAGCTCTGCCTCGTCATGGAGTACGTCCAAGGGAAGAGCCTCTACTGCCATCTGAGGGAGAGGCGCGGCGGGCTCCCGGAGGCCACGGTGCGGGACTTCATGTGGCAGCTCCTGACGGCGGCCACCAAGATGCACCGGTGCCAAGTCGTCCACCGGGACATCAAGCCGGCAAACATAATCGTCGGAGAAGGAGGAGTGCTAAAGCTCTGCGACTTCGGGGTCGCCTTGTCCATGTCCGAGGCGCCGCCGTACAGGCAGGCCGGCACGGGGATGTACCGGGCGCCCGAGATGCTCCTGGGAAAGCGGGACTACGACGCGCTGGTGGACATGTGGTCGCTTGGGTGCGTCATGGCGGAGACCATCACCGGCCAGGGGCTGTTCGACGAGGACAATTCGATATGTCTTATCAGAAGGATCTTTGAGGTGGTCGGAATGCAGGACGACACAACCTGGCCGTGGTTCATGTCCCTGCCGTTAGCGGAGGAGGTGCCACAGGTGCAGACGAACACGCTGCGAGAGCTGTTCCCGGAGGAGACGCTGTCCAAGGACGGGTTTGAGGTCCTGAGCGGCCTTCTCGCGTGCAATCCCGACAAGCGGCTGACGGCGGCCGCCGCGCTCAAGTTGCCCTGGTTCACCACCATTGCTGCAAACGCCCGTCCTCTCGCTTCTCGTCCTGCGGCCGCTACGGCGACGGTGTCCGTCAAGGTGGAGGAAGTAGAGATCGTTCCGTCAACGCTACCCAGGAAGAAAGTGACCGCAAAGAAATATGTGTCACTGTTTGTAAAAAGATAG